In Nitrososphaerota archaeon, one genomic interval encodes:
- a CDS encoding deoxyhypusine synthase, giving the protein MRKVRDIELTGSESVDSVLRQMGLAGGFTARDLGETVDILEEMVKDPSCVKFLSFPAAPVATGLRGVFRKMVEAHLVDVIITTCGMLDHDVARVWGDYLEGAFELDDAQLYRKGIHRLGNVLVPRDSYGVLLEEKLQPFFEGLYNEGVRKISSAELCQRLGQFVDSKSSILYWANVNKVPVFVPGLTDGAVGSQIWLFSQRHRDFQIDVLKDEQQISDIVYEAKKSGALIIGGGISKHHTLWWNQFRGGLDYAVQITTADEWDGSLSGAAVREAISWGKVRPKAKKMTVRGEATALLPFVVESLLQRLKTH; this is encoded by the coding sequence ATGAGGAAAGTTAGAGATATCGAGCTCACGGGATCGGAGTCGGTTGACAGTGTTTTGAGGCAGATGGGGCTTGCAGGTGGCTTCACTGCGAGAGATCTTGGTGAGACTGTCGATATCCTTGAAGAGATGGTTAAGGATCCTTCCTGTGTAAAGTTTCTTTCATTTCCAGCGGCTCCTGTAGCGACGGGTCTCCGTGGTGTTTTCCGCAAGATGGTGGAGGCGCATCTGGTGGATGTTATAATCACCACCTGTGGGATGCTGGATCACGATGTTGCGCGTGTATGGGGTGATTATCTTGAAGGCGCCTTTGAGCTTGATGATGCTCAACTTTACCGTAAGGGAATTCATCGGCTTGGCAATGTTCTTGTTCCCCGAGACTCATACGGTGTTCTTCTTGAAGAGAAGCTTCAACCATTCTTTGAAGGTCTCTACAATGAGGGCGTCCGTAAAATCTCATCTGCTGAGCTCTGCCAGCGTCTAGGCCAATTTGTTGATTCGAAGTCATCCATTCTATACTGGGCTAATGTAAACAAGGTGCCTGTGTTTGTTCCAGGTTTAACTGATGGTGCGGTGGGCAGCCAAATATGGCTCTTCTCACAGAGGCATAGAGACTTTCAGATAGATGTTCTCAAGGATGAGCAGCAGATCTCCGATATTGTTTACGAGGCTAAGAAGAGTGGTGCTTTAATAATCGGGGGCGGTATCTCCAAACACCACACGTTGTGGTGGAACCAGTTCCGCGGCGGCTTAGACTATGCTGTACAGATTACTACCGCTGATGAATGGGATGGGAGCTTAAGCGGCGCAGCGGTGAGGGAAGCAATCTCTTGGGGGAAGGTGCGACCGAAAGCTAAGAAGATGACTGTCCGCGGTGAGGCCACGGCGCTTCTTCCATTCGTCGTGGAGTCGCTTTTACAACGCTTGAAAACCCATTGA
- a CDS encoding sodium-translocating pyrophosphatase, producing MTAANLPIFELLAPAAGAFALLFALYLAYYVNRFEIGTEKMKDIYSAIREGAKAYLKRQYKTISIISAVLAIVLYLAFDLQGHQGRPLVSVSFLIGAVFSLAAGYVGMDVATRANARAAYAAGKNIDTSLKISYYAGLVMGLFNVGLSLLAVTGLYYLYGEPELIVGLGFGASLAALFAQLGGGIFTKAADVGADIVGKVEAGIPEDDPRNPAVIADNVGDNVGDVAGRGADLFESMTAENIGAMIVGVGLYAVTQNFFFVIFPLLARSVGIFGTIIGLPFVRARNWKDPMIPMRNGMIATTIIIVVGLYFLVSSTILSMNLYYAAVTGVIASLLMFLVTEYYTSHRYRPVKEISQASTTGSAVNIITGLSVALESTALPVLIIVGALMLGFHFGGLFAAETNIDYSVGGVYGTAVATMGMLSVAGMILGMDGFGPIVDNAAGIAEMSGAPKELRDKIDIFDAAGNTTKALTKGYALGSAGLAALLLFQAYLAEYARDVGIKASEVIVDLVRPEVIAAIFIGGLLPFIFSAFAIRAVGKAAFNVVEEVRRQFKEIPGLMEGTARPDYSRCVDISTLAAQREMIIPALMPVVVPLVVGFLLGPLAVGAFLISATVSGTLLAFMMNNGGGAWDNAKKFVETGMFGGKGSEAHKAAVVGDTVGDPLKDTAGPSLHVLVKLINTVSLTFALMFVLYNLHLFAR from the coding sequence TTGACAGCTGCAAACCTGCCTATCTTCGAGTTATTAGCACCTGCCGCAGGTGCCTTCGCTCTCCTGTTCGCACTTTATTTGGCGTATTACGTTAACCGTTTCGAAATCGGAACGGAGAAGATGAAGGACATCTACTCCGCGATTCGAGAAGGCGCCAAAGCCTATCTCAAACGGCAATACAAGACAATCAGCATAATCTCTGCTGTATTGGCGATTGTACTGTACTTGGCCTTCGATTTGCAGGGTCACCAAGGCCGACCCCTTGTTTCAGTATCCTTCCTAATCGGCGCTGTCTTTTCACTCGCAGCCGGCTATGTAGGTATGGATGTTGCGACTCGGGCAAACGCTAGAGCCGCTTACGCCGCGGGAAAAAACATCGACACATCCCTCAAGATCAGCTACTACGCCGGTCTAGTTATGGGTCTCTTCAACGTTGGACTCAGCCTACTAGCTGTTACCGGACTCTACTACCTATACGGCGAACCTGAACTGATAGTCGGCTTAGGGTTCGGAGCCAGCCTCGCAGCCCTGTTCGCGCAGCTCGGCGGCGGCATCTTCACCAAAGCCGCTGATGTCGGTGCGGACATTGTCGGTAAGGTTGAAGCAGGTATCCCTGAGGACGATCCTCGCAACCCCGCTGTAATTGCTGATAACGTCGGTGACAACGTCGGCGATGTTGCAGGCAGAGGCGCAGACTTGTTCGAGTCAATGACTGCTGAAAACATCGGTGCGATGATTGTCGGTGTCGGACTGTACGCTGTGACTCAAAACTTCTTCTTCGTAATCTTTCCTCTACTAGCCAGATCAGTCGGCATCTTCGGCACCATCATCGGTTTACCTTTCGTCCGCGCGCGAAACTGGAAAGACCCGATGATCCCGATGCGAAACGGAATGATAGCGACCACAATCATCATCGTTGTTGGACTCTACTTCCTTGTAAGCAGCACAATTCTAAGCATGAATCTCTACTACGCAGCCGTCACAGGAGTCATTGCCAGCCTCCTGATGTTCCTAGTCACAGAGTACTACACATCACACCGCTACCGCCCAGTAAAGGAGATATCACAGGCCTCCACCACCGGGTCAGCGGTCAACATCATCACCGGACTATCCGTAGCTTTAGAGAGCACGGCTCTGCCTGTCCTAATCATTGTTGGCGCTCTTATGCTTGGCTTCCACTTCGGAGGCTTATTCGCTGCAGAAACCAACATAGACTACTCGGTTGGCGGAGTCTACGGCACCGCAGTAGCAACGATGGGTATGCTATCTGTCGCCGGTATGATACTTGGCATGGATGGCTTTGGTCCAATCGTTGACAACGCTGCTGGAATTGCCGAGATGTCTGGTGCACCTAAGGAGCTCAGAGACAAAATTGACATATTCGACGCAGCAGGAAACACCACCAAGGCGTTGACCAAGGGTTACGCCCTAGGCTCAGCCGGACTAGCTGCACTACTTCTATTCCAAGCATATCTCGCTGAATACGCTAGAGACGTAGGTATCAAGGCGTCAGAGGTTATCGTGGACTTGGTGAGGCCGGAGGTTATCGCGGCAATCTTCATCGGAGGGTTGCTCCCATTCATCTTCTCAGCCTTCGCGATCCGAGCTGTCGGCAAAGCTGCGTTCAACGTCGTGGAGGAAGTGCGGCGCCAGTTCAAAGAGATACCAGGACTTATGGAGGGAACAGCTCGACCAGACTACTCGCGATGCGTCGACATCAGTACCCTCGCAGCGCAAAGGGAGATGATTATCCCAGCGTTGATGCCTGTTGTAGTTCCACTGGTCGTCGGGTTCCTGCTCGGGCCACTGGCTGTCGGAGCATTCTTGATCAGCGCAACCGTCAGCGGAACACTACTTGCATTCATGATGAACAACGGCGGAGGAGCTTGGGACAACGCGAAGAAGTTCGTCGAGACCGGTATGTTCGGCGGCAAAGGCTCTGAAGCCCACAAAGCAGCTGTAGTAGGTGACACAGTCGGCGACCCATTGAAGGACACAGCAGGGCCATCGCTTCACGTGCTGGTGAAGCTAATCAACACCGTCTCACTAACATTCGCACTAATGTTCGTCCTCTACAACCTACATCTCTTCGCCCGCTAA
- a CDS encoding S8 family serine peptidase, whose translation MLIIIVGSIFSGNILTAASVQPASDNAGPKSFVRASQVEGGDAKIGSQIKNHLKSGALDNISVVMNLRGEYAHLSSVLKRLGFTVERAQGTTVQGHVKANDLARLASLRFVDSIREPAKPIFASVESEGVDVLKANIAHSIGQTGKGVKVAVIDGGFDVNNPKIASKIVEAKSFINGKDVSGDYSHHGTACAEIVVDVAPDVQLYLYAVRTDLDFVAAVNRAVSKHVNIISTSLSFANLGPYDGSSDTSKALENARKAGVLPIVAASNMAQVHWSGTFQDPDSNNWVNFDGTDETNTFHLDQNNKVTVYLSWNRWWQTNQDYDLYLYRAVDGNLTEVSRSTNRQNGNYWPTEEVDYTATVSGQYAIKIIKVNADGKAKFDMFAYGASPLKYRNETGSLMNIADAKGAISVGALYWKTNALEPFSSRGPTADGRIKPDIMGPDGVTTTGYTPFFGTSAAAPHIAGLAALIAGSNPSLTADEIEAILENTTTHLGAAGKNGVYGYGQAGARYVTLDVSPRTVPLIVDGNELSPTLLPRKILVDGMPRNVSLPITSTGTNNTRYIFKQWSSGNKSQTITLRFDGRRLNETAQFAAENNNENSTKGAPQGIWYNPNTGTSLSSLPTTNNQDGT comes from the coding sequence TTGTTAATTATTATCGTGGGGTCGATTTTCTCAGGAAATATCCTCACGGCCGCATCAGTGCAACCCGCCTCGGATAATGCAGGTCCCAAAAGTTTTGTCCGCGCGTCTCAGGTTGAGGGCGGCGATGCAAAGATAGGTTCACAAATTAAGAACCACTTGAAGAGCGGTGCTCTGGATAATATCTCGGTTGTAATGAATCTTAGAGGCGAGTATGCTCACTTGTCCAGCGTCTTGAAGCGGCTTGGTTTTACGGTTGAGCGCGCTCAGGGAACTACTGTTCAGGGACATGTTAAAGCCAATGACTTGGCGCGACTAGCCTCTTTGAGATTCGTTGACTCTATTCGTGAGCCTGCTAAACCGATTTTCGCCAGCGTCGAAAGTGAAGGAGTCGATGTATTAAAGGCCAACATAGCTCACAGTATAGGTCAAACCGGAAAAGGTGTGAAGGTCGCAGTGATCGACGGCGGCTTCGACGTTAACAACCCCAAGATCGCATCGAAAATTGTGGAAGCAAAGTCATTCATAAACGGTAAAGATGTGTCCGGTGACTATTCTCACCACGGTACCGCCTGCGCCGAAATAGTTGTGGATGTTGCTCCAGATGTCCAGCTCTACCTTTACGCTGTTCGCACTGATTTAGACTTTGTCGCCGCAGTTAACCGCGCAGTAAGCAAGCACGTCAATATCATCTCCACCTCTCTTAGCTTCGCAAACCTTGGCCCATACGATGGAAGCAGCGACACGTCAAAGGCCTTGGAAAACGCCAGAAAAGCAGGAGTCCTACCGATCGTAGCGGCAAGCAACATGGCTCAGGTACATTGGAGCGGCACCTTCCAAGACCCCGACTCAAATAACTGGGTGAACTTCGACGGCACAGACGAGACTAACACCTTCCACCTAGACCAAAACAACAAGGTAACCGTTTACCTAAGCTGGAACAGATGGTGGCAAACTAATCAAGACTACGACCTATACCTGTACCGAGCAGTTGACGGTAACCTCACCGAAGTATCCAGATCCACCAACCGGCAAAACGGTAACTACTGGCCAACAGAAGAGGTCGACTACACCGCTACTGTAAGCGGGCAATACGCTATCAAGATAATTAAAGTGAACGCAGACGGCAAAGCCAAATTCGACATGTTCGCCTACGGAGCATCACCGCTAAAGTATCGTAACGAAACAGGAAGTCTAATGAACATCGCCGACGCTAAAGGCGCAATATCTGTTGGTGCCCTATACTGGAAGACCAATGCGTTGGAACCCTTCAGCTCAAGAGGCCCCACGGCGGATGGGCGGATTAAACCCGACATTATGGGCCCAGACGGCGTCACAACAACCGGATACACCCCGTTCTTCGGCACCTCAGCAGCTGCTCCACACATTGCTGGACTAGCTGCTTTGATAGCTGGCTCCAACCCTTCATTGACTGCGGATGAGATTGAAGCAATTCTGGAGAATACAACCACGCATCTAGGTGCAGCTGGGAAAAACGGTGTGTACGGCTATGGTCAAGCTGGAGCAAGATACGTAACCTTAGATGTCTCACCCAGAACTGTTCCACTGATAGTTGATGGTAACGAACTGTCCCCAACACTACTCCCAAGAAAAATACTTGTAGACGGAATGCCTCGCAACGTATCCCTACCAATAACTTCAACAGGAACGAACAATACCCGTTACATCTTCAAACAGTGGAGTAGCGGAAACAAATCTCAAACAATAACGCTTCGCTTCGACGGGAGAAGGCTGAACGAAACAGCCCAGTTCGCAGCAGAAAATAATAACGAAAACTCAACAAAGGGTGCACCACAGGGAATCTGGTACAACCCGAATACGGGTACCTCTCTCTCAAGCTTGCCTACAACCAATAATCAGGACGGCACGTAG
- a CDS encoding pyridoxamine 5'-phosphate oxidase family protein: protein MGDKQRLDESRSRAIKAPFTFAYVEKQLRRKNYGVLSTVTPKGRAHSAGVAYGVSPPGSPLRLYLISRPSLKKPRNIKTNPNVSFTVPFPHYLLRMVPPSSIKFQGTAEILSINDPEARQVFNSSLVLRRSLKYDLKIGESIFIRIVPAKKIFSWGLGASICQLLRNPPPTYYVDFPSDPRENENPEHP from the coding sequence ATGGGAGATAAGCAGCGGCTTGACGAGAGCAGAAGCAGAGCGATTAAAGCTCCTTTTACATTCGCCTATGTAGAGAAGCAGCTGCGTAGAAAGAATTACGGGGTGCTTAGCACTGTTACTCCCAAGGGGCGAGCTCACTCTGCAGGCGTAGCCTACGGGGTATCCCCACCGGGCTCACCTCTCCGCCTCTACCTAATATCTAGACCAAGCTTGAAAAAGCCAAGAAACATCAAGACGAACCCAAATGTCTCCTTCACAGTGCCTTTCCCGCACTACCTTCTAAGGATGGTACCACCGTCTAGCATCAAGTTCCAAGGAACTGCGGAAATTCTATCAATTAACGATCCAGAGGCCAGACAAGTGTTTAACAGTTCACTAGTGCTGAGACGTAGCTTGAAGTATGACCTAAAAATCGGTGAATCCATCTTCATAAGAATAGTGCCTGCAAAAAAGATATTCTCTTGGGGCCTAGGGGCAAGCATATGCCAGCTACTGAGAAATCCGCCACCCACCTATTACGTGGATTTTCCCAGTGATCCTCGAGAGAACGAAAATCCCGAACACCCGTAA
- the ppcA gene encoding phosphoenolpyruvate carboxylase, whose protein sequence is MSRRSKASHRIPATMSTQHPDNAAVPKWCNGDVIDGENEIYEAYFAYETLGCQEVMWDAEGKDVDTRVARKLLTKYSDFFKKHIMGEDVFLTYRIPNPRIEGVERKIVVETLQNIPISYDVASTFYQKKIAPIFEVILPFTTDGRELLWLYNYYRKAISSTEKIDLDGSTRVSDWVGTFKPEQIQVIPLVEDFNSLLTVDKIVEPYLKTAKPKHLRVFIARSDPALNYGLVCAVILSKIALSKLKKLEAKMQIPIHPIIGVGTLPFRGHLSPPNVDRFLDEHRGLSTVTVQSAMRYDYPLHEAKRAVDRLNEQLPNGDPTPIEPHDEKILLQVLQKCQMEYEGTVEALAPLVNSIASYVPSRRARRLHIGLFGYSRSLRGISLPRAITFAATFYSLGLPPEFIGGKALANLDDEEWDVLREHYSNLTNDLRTVGGLLSWENMNMLMEMREDVAKRSNINIATLNNAITQIMGGLDAIEDQLGIKLGSQTPTERKHENFTNNFLISYIEQEDDEARRFLLEAAKLRRCLG, encoded by the coding sequence ATGAGCAGGAGATCAAAGGCGAGCCACAGGATTCCAGCAACTATGTCAACTCAGCACCCTGACAATGCTGCTGTCCCCAAGTGGTGCAACGGAGATGTAATCGACGGTGAAAACGAGATTTACGAAGCGTACTTCGCCTACGAGACCCTCGGCTGCCAAGAGGTGATGTGGGATGCTGAGGGAAAGGACGTGGATACCCGAGTGGCGCGGAAGCTCCTGACAAAATACAGTGATTTCTTCAAGAAGCACATAATGGGTGAAGATGTCTTCCTCACCTACCGCATACCAAACCCGCGGATTGAAGGTGTTGAACGAAAGATCGTGGTTGAAACACTCCAAAACATCCCGATCTCCTACGATGTCGCATCCACCTTCTATCAGAAGAAAATCGCCCCAATATTCGAAGTTATCCTGCCGTTCACAACCGACGGACGAGAACTCCTCTGGCTCTACAACTACTACCGAAAAGCAATCTCCTCAACAGAAAAAATCGATCTAGACGGCTCAACCCGAGTCAGCGACTGGGTAGGCACCTTCAAACCTGAGCAGATACAGGTCATACCTCTAGTCGAAGACTTCAACAGCCTCCTAACGGTCGACAAAATCGTGGAGCCCTACCTCAAAACCGCCAAGCCGAAGCACCTCAGGGTCTTCATCGCACGCTCAGACCCCGCCTTAAACTACGGGCTAGTATGCGCGGTTATACTCTCCAAAATAGCTCTCTCAAAACTGAAGAAGCTGGAGGCGAAGATGCAAATACCTATCCACCCCATTATCGGAGTAGGAACCCTGCCTTTCCGAGGACACCTCTCTCCCCCGAATGTAGACCGCTTCCTAGATGAGCATCGCGGATTATCCACCGTCACGGTTCAATCAGCCATGCGTTACGATTATCCTCTCCACGAAGCGAAGCGAGCTGTAGATAGGCTCAACGAGCAACTACCAAATGGAGACCCAACTCCAATCGAGCCTCACGATGAGAAGATACTCCTGCAGGTACTGCAAAAGTGTCAAATGGAGTACGAGGGGACAGTTGAAGCCCTCGCCCCGCTGGTGAACAGCATAGCATCGTACGTTCCGTCAAGACGTGCTAGGCGACTTCACATCGGGCTTTTCGGCTATAGTAGAAGCCTACGAGGCATCAGCCTCCCGCGAGCAATAACCTTCGCAGCGACCTTCTACTCGCTCGGGCTTCCCCCCGAGTTCATCGGCGGTAAAGCTCTAGCTAATCTAGACGACGAAGAGTGGGATGTTCTCCGTGAACACTACAGTAACCTGACCAATGATCTCCGCACAGTTGGTGGTCTGCTCTCATGGGAAAACATGAATATGCTGATGGAGATGCGTGAAGATGTCGCGAAGAGATCTAACATAAACATAGCGACTCTGAACAACGCAATCACACAGATCATGGGCGGCTTAGACGCCATCGAAGATCAGCTAGGAATTAAACTCGGCTCACAAACTCCTACAGAGCGTAAGCATGAGAACTTCACCAACAACTTCCTCATCTCCTACATCGAGCAGGAGGACGATGAAGCAAGACGCTTCCTCCTCGAAGCAGCCAAGTTGAGGCGCTGCCTAGGTTAA
- a CDS encoding bifunctional methionine sulfoxide reductase B/A protein, with translation MKTVKYNRLTPEEEAVIVHKGTEHPFTGKYENFWGKGTYICKRCEAPLYRSESKFEAYCGWPSFDEEIPEAVKRIPDPDGVRTEIVCATCGAHLGHVFKGEQLTEKNIRHRELDIAEVYTCGEPLINQMTAERAIFAGGCFWGVEYYFKRAKGVLTTSVGYTGGHKDNPTYREVSYDDTGHAEAVEVIYDPTVTSYEDIAKIFFEIHDPTQVNRQGPDIGEQYRSEIFYLNDEQKKVAEKLIQKLKAKGYRVTTKLTKAGSFWKAEDYHQNYYQKTNGTPYCHRYTKRF, from the coding sequence ATGAAGACCGTAAAGTACAACCGATTGACGCCCGAGGAAGAAGCAGTCATAGTTCACAAGGGAACCGAACACCCATTCACAGGTAAATACGAGAACTTCTGGGGAAAAGGAACATACATATGCAAACGCTGCGAAGCGCCGCTGTACCGCTCCGAAAGCAAGTTTGAAGCCTACTGCGGCTGGCCAAGCTTCGACGAAGAAATACCTGAAGCAGTTAAACGAATACCGGATCCGGATGGCGTCCGCACTGAAATAGTCTGCGCCACCTGCGGCGCCCATCTAGGACATGTCTTCAAAGGTGAACAGTTAACCGAAAAGAACATTCGGCACCGTGAACTCGATATCGCTGAAGTTTATACCTGCGGAGAACCCCTGATCAATCAAATGACGGCTGAGCGGGCAATCTTCGCCGGCGGCTGCTTCTGGGGAGTAGAGTACTACTTCAAACGGGCTAAAGGCGTCTTGACAACTAGCGTAGGCTACACCGGGGGACACAAAGATAATCCGACATATAGAGAGGTTAGCTACGACGACACAGGTCACGCAGAGGCAGTCGAGGTAATCTATGACCCTACTGTGACCAGCTACGAAGATATTGCGAAGATCTTCTTCGAAATCCACGATCCAACACAAGTTAACAGGCAGGGACCAGACATCGGTGAACAGTACCGCTCTGAAATCTTCTACCTGAATGATGAGCAGAAGAAGGTCGCTGAAAAACTGATACAGAAGCTAAAGGCAAAAGGTTACCGGGTGACAACAAAGCTCACCAAAGCAGGCAGCTTCTGGAAGGCGGAAGACTACCATCAAAACTACTACCAGAAGACCAACGGCACCCCATACTGCCACCGCTACACCAAGAGATTCTAA
- a CDS encoding cytochrome c-type biogenesis protein CcmH, whose protein sequence is MKPDITENLDGFSDKFLGKTQLTTNEDINGVQQPDDSGKAITGAHKGDNDGDGGRVAIAYVFKSDEDDSEQGKDIGSMMRAVKEMLDDGDGDELVMEFILARYLLRHQSGGGNTLSRPGTLSEQQP, encoded by the coding sequence TTGAAGCCTGATATTACTGAAAATTTAGATGGTTTTTCTGATAAATTTCTTGGAAAAACACAGCTCACTACGAATGAGGATATTAACGGGGTGCAGCAGCCGGATGACTCAGGCAAGGCGATCACAGGCGCGCATAAAGGAGATAATGATGGTGATGGTGGTAGAGTCGCCATCGCTTATGTGTTTAAGTCTGATGAGGATGATTCCGAGCAAGGTAAAGACATTGGTTCAATGATGCGTGCAGTGAAGGAGATGCTCGATGATGGTGACGGCGATGAGTTGGTGATGGAGTTTATTCTTGCGCGGTATCTTTTGCGGCACCAAAGCGGCGGCGGTAATACCCTTTCTCGTCCAGGAACTCTCTCAGAGCAGCAGCCATGA
- a CDS encoding CdvA-like protein: MTLPSSDNLIGKQLRDSYGRYSGIIVGINTDESGSVCSIGVDAGCNGFQTIGVDQITFVDDNPVLVSNWKLKAESLIKTSGAAQKRIQALEELHREGEISQTVYEQLISRSKAQFDLCLKNCDDAVASLNEKATVLQNERNVISAFFGVLKLQHRIQEIDDSTYKSTSEHIESILQRNDKESKDISAILDSLTLQEPEPDVSAPVAAPTPDETPETNTCEQAAEAVPSAPEMVSAATSDATPTTVEEVVSVDAGAQGSEVDENVYVEDNSTLGSEIPIETPETLEAHTEPASNETTDLSDHMPLDDSVHAEETSEASQTASSDIADSVSFETTETAPEYAAVTPEKVNKTPSDSEQSSDDNTVCPTQ; this comes from the coding sequence ATGACCCTCCCTTCATCGGATAACCTTATCGGAAAACAGCTTAGAGATTCCTATGGACGATACTCCGGGATCATCGTTGGAATTAACACGGATGAGTCTGGTAGTGTCTGCTCCATCGGTGTCGATGCTGGATGCAACGGCTTCCAGACCATCGGTGTTGATCAAATCACCTTTGTAGACGATAACCCCGTCCTAGTATCAAACTGGAAGCTCAAGGCGGAAAGCCTCATCAAGACCAGCGGCGCAGCCCAGAAGCGCATCCAAGCCCTCGAAGAGCTCCATAGAGAAGGCGAGATCAGCCAAACAGTCTACGAGCAGCTCATAAGCCGAAGCAAGGCTCAGTTCGACCTGTGCCTGAAAAACTGTGACGACGCAGTCGCTAGCCTTAACGAGAAAGCCACCGTTCTCCAGAATGAGCGAAACGTTATCTCAGCCTTCTTCGGTGTTCTAAAGCTTCAGCATCGGATACAGGAAATCGACGACTCCACATACAAATCAACCTCCGAGCATATTGAAAGCATTCTTCAACGTAACGACAAAGAATCCAAGGACATCTCCGCAATACTAGACAGCCTAACGCTGCAGGAGCCGGAACCAGATGTGAGCGCGCCAGTAGCTGCTCCAACCCCTGATGAGACTCCTGAGACAAACACCTGCGAACAGGCTGCAGAAGCAGTACCTTCTGCACCCGAGATGGTATCTGCCGCCACCTCCGATGCTACACCAACAACCGTCGAGGAGGTCGTCTCCGTCGATGCAGGCGCACAGGGCAGCGAAGTCGATGAAAACGTATATGTTGAGGACAATTCAACTTTAGGCTCTGAAATACCAATTGAGACCCCGGAGACGCTAGAAGCGCACACGGAGCCCGCGTCGAACGAGACCACAGACCTATCAGACCACATGCCGCTGGACGACTCAGTGCATGCGGAGGAAACATCAGAAGCTTCTCAAACCGCATCTAGTGATATCGCTGACTCAGTGTCGTTTGAAACTACAGAGACGGCACCAGAATATGCCGCCGTGACCCCTGAAAAGGTCAACAAAACACCGAGCGATTCGGAGCAGTCAAGCGACGATAACACGGTCTGCCCAACCCAGTAA
- a CDS encoding TIGR04053 family radical SAM/SPASM domain-containing protein gives MMKSNISNDSSKPIPRVIAWESTRACRFACVHCRADAQTQPDPSQLTTQEAYRLVDQIAEFSKPVFIITGGDPLMRKDIFDVAKYADKKGLRVVMSPSGSRIQPETVRRMKENGVKAVSISLDGSNSKVHDGFRKVEGSFGTATATLEVMRAEGMPFQINTTVTQHNIKDLPNIRDLAVKLGATNWDVFMLVPTGRAKIKMEITPEEYEATLDKIYEWNHSTPIQIKMTCAPHYMRIITQNEKKKGVKSPVTAGDHAHGRAPAGRLGGRGCMAGNGFCFISHVGRVYGCGFLPLEAGDVRKQHFREVYQESPLFQTLRNYDKLEGRCGACEYRRVCGGCRARALGASENYLGEEPYCTYRPSPI, from the coding sequence ATGATGAAAAGCAACATCAGCAACGATAGTAGTAAGCCGATTCCCCGCGTCATAGCTTGGGAGTCCACCCGAGCTTGCCGCTTCGCCTGCGTCCACTGCCGTGCAGACGCTCAGACGCAGCCCGATCCGTCTCAGCTTACTACTCAAGAAGCCTACAGACTAGTCGATCAAATAGCAGAATTCTCCAAACCGGTCTTCATCATCACAGGCGGCGACCCGCTTATGAGGAAGGACATCTTCGACGTCGCCAAATACGCGGATAAAAAAGGACTCAGAGTAGTTATGTCACCCAGTGGAAGCCGCATCCAGCCTGAAACAGTCAGAAGAATGAAGGAGAACGGGGTAAAAGCGGTTTCCATCAGCCTAGACGGCTCAAACTCCAAGGTTCACGACGGCTTCCGAAAGGTAGAGGGCTCCTTCGGGACAGCCACGGCAACCCTTGAAGTTATGCGGGCCGAAGGAATGCCGTTCCAGATCAACACCACAGTAACGCAGCACAACATCAAGGATCTGCCGAACATTCGAGACCTAGCTGTGAAGCTAGGAGCGACGAACTGGGACGTCTTTATGTTGGTACCAACCGGCCGAGCTAAGATCAAGATGGAGATCACCCCGGAGGAGTATGAGGCGACGCTGGACAAGATCTACGAGTGGAATCATTCCACGCCTATTCAGATCAAGATGACCTGTGCACCGCACTACATGAGAATAATCACCCAGAACGAGAAGAAGAAGGGTGTCAAGTCACCGGTCACAGCTGGAGACCACGCTCACGGAAGAGCGCCTGCAGGCCGCCTCGGCGGAAGAGGATGCATGGCTGGCAACGGATTCTGCTTCATATCGCACGTCGGTAGAGTCTACGGCTGCGGCTTCTTACCCCTTGAAGCTGGAGACGTGCGTAAACAGCATTTCCGCGAAGTCTATCAGGAGTCACCGCTCTTCCAAACACTGAGAAACTACGATAAGCTTGAAGGCCGCTGCGGAGCCTGTGAATACCGCAGAGTCTGCGGAGGATGCCGCGCAAGAGCTCTAGGCGCATCGGAGAATTATTTAGGCGAAGAGCCTTACTGCACCTATAGGCCTTCACCCATCTAG